The sequence below is a genomic window from Myxococcus xanthus.
GAAGCGCAGCTCGATGTCGAGCTTCGACGACGCCCTCAGGAACAGCGTGTTCGGATTCGTCGGGTGCGAGGGCGAGCTCAGGTAGAGGCCGATGTCGCCATAGAGCGGCACGTTGACGCGGGCGATGACCAGCTCGCCCCTCACGCCCACCTGGAGACCCGGAACCCCGATGCCCACGGACGCGAAGCCCTTGACCGAGGCGAACGGGGTGATGGTCCCGTACAGGTCCACGCCCAGCAGGTCTTCGGAGCAATTGCGGGTGACGGCGCCGCCAATGTTCATCTTCACGCCCGCCTCCGCGGACAGGCCGCCCTGCACGGTGACGGGGACGAACACGACGACGAAGGTCGTGGAGGCCTTCGCGGCGTCACTGTCGAAGACGGGCTTGCCCTCATAGAAGGTGAAGCGCAGCGGGTAGTGCTTGTCGTGGCTGTAGAGAGAGGTGCCCAGCACGCGCGCATCCAGCTTGAGGCGGATGCCATTGCCTTCCGTGCCAGCCTCGCCGCTCACGTGCGCCATCTCGTGCCGGGTGGGACCGAACACGTTCGCATAGGCGTTGAACTCGCCGTAGAGCCGCACGTCGCTGTCACACCAGGCGCCCAGGGCCTTGTTGCGCAGGCCCGAGCCCGGCTGGACGTACTCCCAGCCGGCCACGTAGTTGTAGCCACCACCGAAGGTGTCGCCACCCGCGTAGCCACTGTCGCTGGCCTCTCCCCCGTGCCGCACCGCGCCCGTGGACGGGTTCGTCGGCGTGTTCAGCCCGTGGATGTGGGCGCCGTAGAGGGCGAGGTACTGCGCCAGCAACGACGAGGAGAGCGTGTAGTCCTTCCGGTCCAGGCCCTTCACCTCGAGCTTGTCCGCGTTGCGCACGAAGCTCTCCGGACCGAAGTCGTTGCCGGTCAGGAAGAGGCACGCCTGCAGGTCGGCCTCGCGGCGCGGGGCCATGGCGGCCTCCAGCATCGTCTTGTAGCGGCGGGGGCTCCAGTCACACACCGTGGGGCCCTGGGTGTCGAGGCAGCCGTCCTTCTGCGCCTTGACCAGCGACTCCTCGATGGCCTGGTCCAACCCGTACAGCCGCTCCGCGGTCAGCTTGTCCAGCTCCACCGTCTCGTGGTCGCGCGAGCGGAGGACCTTCGAGGCCTGCGCCCACTCCGCGTAGACGGCGTCGCGCTGACGCAGCAGCGCGGTGAAGGACTCCTGCTCCACCTGGTAGTGGTTGAGCACGTCATCCGCGATGTAGCTGAACTGCTCGGCCTGCTTCTGGTGCCATTCGTCCGACGGAGCGACCCAGTTGCGCGCCTCCACGTTGTTGGCCAGCTTCGCCGCCTCGGACTTGAAGACGTAGCCGTCGATGCCCTTCGGGTAGCGGCCGGGCGTGAAGTGGAAGTACGCGTTCTTCGCCGCGCGCTGCCCGTCCCAGATGGGCGCCAGCTTCTCCTGGTCCCCGCTGTAGAGCACGCGGTGCGCGATGCCGTCCTTGCCGAAGGCGCCGTTGAAGAAGGCGCGGTAGTCGTCGCCGTACCGGCCCGCCTGCCGCTCGAAGCGGCTGAAGTCGAGGTACTTCTCGTCAACGAACTCCTGGCAGGACGTCACCTGGGTGCCGTCCTTCTCCCAGCTCCGAATCCGAGACAGGTAGACCTGCTCCTCCTTCGTCAGGTTCTCCAGGCTCTTGCGGTAGAGAATCTGCCCCTTGAGCACCTGCCCCATGATGCTCTGGTCCATGCCCTGGAAGCGCGTGTGCTTCGGGATGTGGGGCGCGTAGGCCACCGTGTCCACCCCGCCCCCCAGCTCCTCGGGCAGCAGCGCCACGCGCTTGGGAGCAGCCTCCCAACCGGCCTTCCACTCCGACTCCACGACCCCCTGGCAGTACGCGTCGTGGACGCTGCCGCAACTGCCGGCGCGGTAGTCGGCGTCCACGCACTGCTGCGACGTGGGCTTGGGACAGTCCTGCGCGAAGCTCGCGGGCGCGGCCAGCACCGTCGCGGACAAGCCCGCCCAACGCAACTGGCGGCGTAGCTGTTTCGTGTGTTTCCGCTGATTCATGTAACGCGTCGTCCTTGTTGAGGGACCGGCTCCGGGCTCGGCCCGGCGGTGGCCCAGAGCACGGCGCGTGCCGGAGGCGCTCCACCCGCGCTCCAGAGGGAGGCCACGGGGAACGCGAGGACACGCGGGCAACAAGGGGATGCGAGGTGTTGTCTGCGAGGCTACGGGCGCGGGTGGCGGCAGGGCCACCCGCGCCCTCACGTCAAAGCGGTGCTACTGGATGGAGTAGGCCACCGTGCCGCTGCAGCTGCCGCTGGAGTAGCAGCCGACGCGCATCTGGTACGTGCCCGCCGAGGGCGCGGTGAAGGACACGTAGGACAGCAGGCTGCAGGAGTCGTCGTTGGCCGCCACCTGGGTGTTCGTCGCCGTGTTGAACAGGCGCAGGTAGGTGTCGCCCGTGCCCGCGGCCTGCGGCAGCGAGCAGGTGCCGAAGGACAGCGTCTGGCCAGCCGCCAGCGTCACGCTGACGTTGGTGGTGTTCTGCTGCGCGCTGTTGGTGTTGGTCACGTTGAAGGTGAAGGTCTTGACCGGCGGCGGAGGAGGCGGCTCGGTGGTGCCGCACAGGCGCATGCTGCCCGCGACGGCGCAGTACGCGTCGATGGCGGGACGCACGTAGGTGATGGACTCGCCACCGCAGCCCGTGTCGGTGCACTGGTTCACGACGTTGCAGCCGCCCTGGCTGACGTAGTCCGTCACGCCCCGGACCAGGATGCCGGCCACGGTGACGTTGTTGTTCTCATACACGCCCGAGCCCGAGTTGCCACCGAAGGTGTCGGTGTTGGCGACGAAGTAGTCCAGCGTGCCGGCGCGGGCGTCTCGCACCCAGCCGCCGTCGTCAATCTTGAACGGGATGCCGCTGCCGGAACCAATCACGGACACGCCCGTGTTCAGCGGCAGGGCGGTGTTGCCCGGACGGACGGGCGCCGGCTCGAAGCGCGGCGTGGCGGGACGGTCCAGCCGGACGACGGCGAAGTCCAGGTTGCGGCCGCCCACCGTGCCCTGCTGGCGCGCGACGATGGACTGGCAGGAGAAGATGTCGGCCGTGGTCACCGTCTGCAGCGTCGTCGCCGACGTGCGGTAGAAGTTGAAGACGAAGCGCGTGTTGGCGCAGGCGGACGCGCTGGTGATGCAGTGCCCCGCGGTGAGCACCAGGTCATCATCGATGAGCGTACCCGAGCAGAAGGCCGGCGTCGGGTCATTCAGGAAGCGCTGCGTGGAGCAGAGGTTGTAGGCGCTCTGCAGCGTGCTGGCATTGAAGGTGACATTGTTGGGATTGGAGGCGTTGAAGTCCGACGGATTCATCAACGCCACGGTGGACTTCTCGGCCCGGGTCCGCAGCGCGGACGCCGGATAGGCATAGACGTCCGTGCGGTGGTCCGTGCCATAGACAACGGGATTCTCCTGCGAACCCATCTCGGGGGACTTCTCACCGGAGGGCTCTCCTTCGGGCGCCGGGCCGCAGGCCGCGACAGAGAGGGTACACAGCAGCGCGCCGAACAGCTTTCTGCGAGAGGCGGTACGGGTGATGCGCATGGGCGACCACTCCTAACGATGAGGGGCCCGCCGGGAAGGACGGGCAGAGCCACTCTACGCCCGGCCCTGACACAATTTCATGCAATTCAGATTTAAACAGATTAACCAGACAGACGCATCGAAATTTTCTTGTCTCTCTTCACTGTCCGTATGCGTCATCGAGTATCACGTCGCTGCCCGAACCCGCGGCCTTGGCGGCTTCGACATCCAAGCCCTCGCCATGGCCTCGGCCACGGCCCTCGAACATCAGTGATTCGCCATTGAATGACGCGGTGCGAGGGCACGACGGCAGCTTCAAACCGGAGCGCAGCAAGTCACACGGCACCGAGCGCGCGGTGTCGAACGTCGCGTCACCGTCCGTCTCCGCGCGCAGGTAGTGCACCCGCCCCGCCTTGAAGTGCAGCGACACCAGCCCGCGCCCCAACAGGCGCTCCACCTCCGCGCGGGGCCGCGCCTGCCGCCAGGGCTCCTCCCCGCCCTGGGAGAAGGTCAGCCACTTGCGCCACTTCAGCGGCGCCAGTCCCAGGGCCTTCGCATCCTCGGACCGCACGCGCACGGTGCCGCGGAAGGCCTGACAGTGCGTGGTGTCACAGACGGGCCGCCCCGGGTGACGGCTGTGGCCATGTTGCTCGTTGTGGGCCACCACCCGCGCCAGCGCCACGCGAGCCTCGCCCGTCAGCGTCACGTCCTCGGCGGACACCACGCCCGCCGCGTATTGCAGGCGCGTGGTGCGGAAGACGAAGTCGGAGCCGCGCCGCGCCTTCATGGCGCTGGGGGTGGTGGGAACGCCCGGCGGCGGCCGGTACGGCGGCGGCTCGGAGGTGATGAAGACGCCCGCATAGTCACGGCCCTCGCCCGGGCCTCCGGGAAAGCGCACGCGCCAGGGCGCGCCCAGACACACGGCCGCGCCACGCTGGGTGAGGGATGCCAGGGGTGTCCAGGCCTCCTCGCCCGCGCGCGGCACACCCTCCACCAGTGCGAAACCCGCGCCGGAGCACCGCGCCTCGACGTCCCCCGGTGGAAGCAGCCCCAGCACCTGCACGCGCGCCGCCTCCAGGCCCGCCTGCTTGCGCGCGCGCGCCAGCGCCTTGGGCACTTCCTCCGCGAACTGGCGGGGCATGGCGCCGGGCCGCACCACCACCGCCACCAAATCCGGGTCCACGGCGGCAATCCAACCGAACTGGGGCCGGCTCGCCGCATCGCGCACGGTGCCCGTCTTCGTCGCCACGCCCACCAGTGACTCCGACGCGGGCAGCTCCGCCAGCGTGCCGCGCGCGGCATTGTCCGCCAGCAGCGCCACCACATCCGGCCGAGCCTCCGCCAGCAGCCGGTACGCCTGCGCCACGCCCCAGGGCGATACGGCCAGCGTGGAGCGAAGCCCCGTCGCCTCCGCCATGTCCTCCGGCAGGCCCGTCAGTCCCACCGAGGCCAGCACCGGTCCCCACGCGCCGAAGGCCCGGGGCGCCGAACCCCGCGCCTCCCAGTCCAGGTAGTAGCCGTTGCACGAACGCAGCAGCGCGGTGCGCGCGTCCACCTTCGCCGGCACCCCCGCGCCGCAGACCCACTCCGGTACGCCCGGGCGCGGTGGCAGCGTCGGGTGCTCCGCGCCCGCCGCGTACAGGAAGGGCTTGAGCACCGAGCCGTACGGCAGCGCGCGCCGCACGTCGCCCTCCGACAGCAACACCTCTCCCGAATGGCGGCTCACCACCACCGTCGCGGGCCGGGCCTCGCGCACGCCCACGCCCGCCAGCTCGTCGATGGACAGCGGCGACGCCCACCGCGCGCCGTCCTGGCACTGCCGAAGCCTGCGCGACAGCGCCGGCGAAAAGCCCGGGGACTCGTTCAGCAGCCGCGCCAGCGCGCGGCGGGCCCTGGGCGTGTCCACCTCCGGCGCCCCGGCCAACACCGACGCCGCGCGGGACAACGACAGATAGGGCCCCTCCTTCCACGAGGGCAGCTCGCCACTCACCGCCACGGAGAAGGCTTCGTGGAAGAGGCGGTCCTCGCTGGACTGGGGACACGCCCACCACAGGAACTGGTGTGCCAGCTCGTGCCGAAGCGCCAGCCGCAGCCGCTCATCCAGCATGCCCGGCGTGTTCTGCCGAAGCTCCACCAGCCCCGGGCGCCCCTGGCCGTTGCGCTGGGGCGACAGCGCCGCGCCCTTCTGGAGGACGATGGAGGCCGGGGGCTTCGCCGGCGCGCCTCCGGCCTCCTGGACGTAACGCGCCTCCAGCGCCGTCCAGGCGGCCTCGGCCTCGCGGCGCAGCCCGGCCTCGGGCGTCACGTCGCCGCGAGTGACGAAGGTGGGGGTGGCCGCCAGCAGCACGGCCACCGCGACGGCCAACCCCATGGACTACAGGTCGCCCAGGTGCTTCTTGGAGGGCACCACCTTCAGCGAGTCCGCGGCCGTCCGCCCGTGGATGCTGGCGGCGTACATGTCCTCGATGTGCGCGGGCGGCGCGGAGAAGGTGCCGGCGAACTGCGCGCGCAGCACGTAGCCCACGGTGCGCGGGCTGTCGCTCCACCAGGCCGGCTCCTCGAAGAAGAACGTCGCCCGCTCCGGGTTGAGCACGCGGCGCTTGAGCGCCTCGGGCACCAGCGGCAGCGAGTGCGGCGGCCCACGGAAGGCCTTGTCCTCCTGGAGCGGCACGAAGCCCGCGGGCACCGCGTCCTCCACCACGTAGTACGCCGAGCGCACGCGGTTGTCGCCGCGCGCGTCCAGCGTCAGCTCCACGTAGACCTCCTCGCCCTGGGACACGGTGTCGCCCGCGCCCAGCCGCACCTTCCCGCTCTCGCGCAGCACGTAGTAGGCGCGCTGGATGGACATGCCCTCCGCCTTCGGCTGCACGGCGGACAGCGGCGTGCGCGTGGTGGCGCGCAGCGTGGCCACGCCGTCGAAGCCGCCCACGTCCACGGTGCGCGTGCCCGGCGCCAGCACCGCCACCAGGCCCAGGCCGCGCGGGGCGAACTTCACCGGCGTCTTCACGCCCTTCACCTCGGGCGCCTTCATGCCCTGCATCGCTTTCGCGTCGCGCTCCAGCAGCCACAGCGAGTGCAGCAGCGTGGTGCTCCGGTCGAAGGTGGACAGGTCCGGCTCTGACAGCAGCTCCAGGATGCGGCGGCGCGCGCGGGTGATGTCCAATGTGCCGAACGAGGCCGCATGCGCGGCGATGGCCGTCATGCCCACGCGCCGCAGCGGGAAGCGGAAGAAGGCCTCCGACTGCTCCAGCGACTGGCCCGGCCCAAGGGCGGCCAGCGTGGCGTAGCCCTGCGCGCTGCGCGCGACCAGCGCGTTGATTTGAGTCTGGAGCGCGGGCTCCTTGATGACGCCGGCCTTCTCCGCGGCCAGCACCGCCAGGGCCAGCGGATACAAGTCCCCGCCCTCCGCGCCCTGCACCAGCGCACGCACGCGCGCGGCCTGCTTGGAGCCCTCCAGCCGCGCCAGCACGTAGGCGCGCGTGGCCTCGTACTCGGGCGGCAGGCCCTCCTGCGCCTCCAGCCAGCGGGCGCTCTCCACCAGGCGCGGGTCGGCGCGGTCCACCAGCCCCGCCTCGGCCGCGTAGGCCAGACCATCCAGCGCGATGAGCGTCTGCGGCAGGCTCGGCGTCTCATAGCCACCGAACCAGGTGAAGCCGCCACCCTTCACCGACATGTCGAGGATGCGCGCGGTGCCCTGCACGGAGCGGCTGCGCGCCTCCGCCAGCAGCGCCTGCGTGTCCGTGTCCAGCTTCGCCAGCGCGCCCGCCTTCTGGAGCACCTGGTACACCGCCACGTTGGGCACGGTGGTGGACACCAACTGCTCCAGGCAGCCGTAGGGGTACGTGAGCAGCTCGCGCACGTTGGACAGCGCCGCGTCGACGATGGACGGCTGGAGCACCAGCTCCACGCGCGCCAGCGTCGCTTCCTGAGGCGCGGGCACCTCCAGCGCGCCGCCGCCCCAGGCGCTCACCTTCACCACGTCCTCCACCGCCGCTGGGCCCACATCGAAGCGCTTGAGGTCCCTCAGCGAGTCCTTGCCGCCCGCCACATTCACGGTGAGCTGCGCGGCGCCCGTGGACGAGGCCTTCAGCGTCAGCGGCACCACCTGCTCACCGCCCTTCGCCAGCTCCACCTTGTGCTCGAACTGGTCCGCCTTCAGCGCGCCCAGCGACGCCAGCTTCACGTCCAGTAGCTGGCTGGCCGGCGACTTCTCCCCCGCCGACAGGCGCACCGAAGCGACCGCCTCGTCGCCTTCACGGAGGAACTGCGGCAGCGCGGCGTAGAGGTTGAGGCCGCCGCGCGTGGCGAACTCGGAGGTGCCCTCGCCAAAGCGGCCGGAGGTGTCCGCCGCCACCGCCGTCACCACCCACAGCGTCTGGTTGGAGGGCAGCGTGAAGCGCACCGTGGCGCGGCCATCCCGGTCCGTCACCACCGCCGGGTCCCAGTGCGCGGTGTCGCGCTCCAGGTCCTTCGTCTGGCGGCTGGGCGGCTTGATGGAGGCGAAGGCGTGGTCCGGCAGCCCCGCCATCTTCCGCGCCAGCGCCTCGCCGTAGCCGTAGCCCTGGAACTCCGACGAGAAGAAGTTGGACACGTTGTTGCGCGCCGGCGGGTAGAAGAAGTCCAGCACCCTGGGCCGGAACTCGCTCTGGATGGCGTAGACGGCCTTGTCCACCACGCCCACGGAGAGCTGCGCCACCACGCCGCGGCCCTCGTGGTCCACCACGCGCACGTCGATGCTCTGCTCGGTGAGCGGCGTGGCCTCCGCGCGGCGGGGCTGCAGCTCCACCGTGAGGGTGCGCTCGCGCGGAATCACCCGGAAGGCCACCGTGCGCTCCTCCCAGCGGCCCGTGGCCGTGGGGTACGCGACGGACGCGTACACCGCGCTGCCGAAGCGCTTCTCCACGTTGAAGCTGTGCACCAGCGTGCGGCCCGTCAGCTCCACCACCTGCGTGTCGTAGAGCGACGCGCCCGACAGCGTCACCCACACCGGGCCCGCATCACGGCCACCCGAACCCCAGCTATCCGGCATCAGCGCCACCAGCTTCGCGGTGTCGCCCGGCGCCAGCGTCCCGGACAGCGAGGCCAGCGTCAGGTTGGGCACGCGCGCCACCGGCTCGTCCGCGCCGCCGATGACGAGCAGCGACTCCTCGCCCTGCCACGTCTCACCGTTCTTGTCCTTCACCACCACGCGCGCCAGCACGCTGCCCACGTCCGAGGTGGGGACCTTCTCGCGGTGCGTGCCATCCGCCGCCGTGGAGAAGGAGCGCTTGCCCAGGCTCTTCTCCGAGCCATCCGCCTTGCGCAGCACGAACTCCACCTCGCCCTGCGTCACGCCGTAGGGCTTGCCCGACAGCGTGGTGGCGCGAATCGCCAGCGTCGCGTCGCCGCTCTTGGCCACCACCGCGTCGGAGTAGCGCGCCAGGCCCAGCACCTCCACCTTCGACAGGAAGAAGGCGGACGTGGCGTTGGCGAAGGTCTCCTGGTCATCGCGCGCGCGCACGGTGAGCGAGTACCGGTACGGCAGCCGCTCCTCGCCCGCGGCCAGCGCCGGCACGGCCACCTCGATTTCAGCCTCGCCGTTGGCGTCGAAGGCGCTGGCGCTGGACCACGGGTCCTCATACGCGCCGCGCGCCTCCACGGAGGAGTACAGCCGCTCCGGCACACTCAGCTTGCCCTCCGTGGTGGAGGCGCTGCCGTACGTCACGTCGCTGCCCTGGCCGCCCTTGCCCGCGTCATCCACCCAGGCGGGCGCGTCCAGCAGGCTGCGGTAGAGGAACACCTCGTACTTCGTGGCGTCGGGCGTGCCACCGGCATAGCGGCGGGCGCGCACCTTCGCGCGCAGCGTCTGGCCAGGCACCACCGTCTCCGACGCGGGCTCCATCTCCAGGTAGAACGTCGGCTTCACGTAGTCCTGCACGCGGGCCTCGCCCTGGTGTGGGTGCCCGTCCACCTCCGCCTCCACGCGCAGCACGCCGGTGCCCAGGTCGTCCGGCACCTTCAGCGTGCCGTGGAAGGCGCCGAACTCGTCCACCGCGGCGCGCGTGGTGAGCGCGCGGCCCTCCTGCGAGACGAGCTTCACCTGCACCTGGCGCTTCTTCGGCGTGAAGAGGCGCGCCAGGAAGGTGTCCGGCTGGCGCACCACACCGCGGAACTTCACCTCGTGGCCCGGCTTGTAGATGGGCCGGTCGCTGTAGATGAACACGTCCGGCGCCACCGCCAGCGCGGAGTAGAAGTCCGTGTCGACGATGGCCGTGTCCCCACCTGCCGTCGCCGTGGCGATGACGCGCGGCTCCGACACCTCCAGCGTCACCTCGCCCTTCGCGTTCGTCTTGCCGGCGGGGCCCTTGCCCTTGGGCAGGTACACCTGCACCTCGGCGCCCTCGCGCGGCTTCTGGTCCCGGCCCGCCACGCGCAGCAGCACCTGGCCATCCGTCTGCTTGAGCTGCACCGTCAAGTCACTGACGACCAGCACCACCTGTCCCTCCACGCGGCCCTGCACCAACTGGAGCACGTAGGTGCCCGCGGGCAGCGGCGCCAGCGTGACGCGGCGCTCCTGGAAGCCGCTGGAGCCACTGGCGTTGAAGCCGGGGACGTTGAAGTCCCGCTCGGCGCCGCCCAGGTCCAGGTTCAGCCACTGGCTGCGCGTCACCGTGAAGCCGGGCGGCACGCCCACCAGGCGCTCCGGCCCCTCGGCTACCTTCGCCAGCGGCTCGCCCGAGCCCGACGCTTGCGGCGCACGGGGCAGCACCTCTCCCACCTCGTCGCGGAAGGCCGGGCTGAGCGTGTCGAGCAGGAACATGCCCGGCGTGCGGACCGCGTTGAAGCCACGGCTGAGCGCGCGGCCCGGGTTCTTCAGCGTGGGCGGCGTCTGGTACGCGCGACGCAAATCACCCTGGGCGCGGATGAAGGCGTCCAGGTTCTCCGGCTTGAGGACGCGCAGCTCGACGGGGCCCTTGTCCTCGAAGGCGACGTCCACCGCCACCGGCTCCTGGGTGCCATAGGAGCGCGGGACGGTGATGTAGAGCGGCTTGGCCAGGGCCACGCCGGACAGCATGAGCGCGGACAGAGCCGCCAGTCGGATGAGGCACTTCATGACCCGAAACCTCCAGGAACCAGCGAATCGCCCTGCACGGTGCCGCGCAGGCCCAGGTACGGCAGCGACTCCAGGTCGCTCCGCGCCGCTTCGATTTCCGGGGGCGCCGCGCTCGGCATGGGCGCGTTGCGGCTGACCCGGAACTCGGACAGGTATCCATCCATGGTGAGCCCGCTGAGCAGCCGGCCCGTGTTCACCCCGAAAGCCACCGAGGTGGGCGCGCGCAGCCCCGCCACCACCGGGCCCGCGGCGTTGAGCATGTTGGGCTGCTGACCCGCGCACGCCTTGCGCAGGCGCTCCAGCTCCGCGTCGTTGGACGCCAGCACCACGTGGTTGCAGTGGGTGCCGCGCACCAGCCGGTTGTAGCCACCGGAGAACAGGCCCTCCAGCGCGGCCGCGTCGTCGGTGCGGCCCCACAGCACGGCCAGCTCCACGGGCAGCTTCGCATCACCGCGCGGCGTCCACACCAGCGCCACCTGACGCGTGCGCGTGGGACCCTTGCCGCCGCCCTTCTCCCAGTACGCCTTGAGCGTCTCGGGGTCCAACGACTCCGGCAGCTTGAGCTGGAAGGCCAGCAGCACCGGCGTGTCCTCCGGCACCAGCTTCAGCAGGTCGTCGGACAGGGGCGCGGCGTCCAGGCGCGCGGGGCCGTCCAGCAGCTCGCCCGCGATGCCCCGGCCCACCAGCCGTCCCGCCTCCACGCCGAACTGGAGCCGCGTGCCCGGGGCCAGCCCCACCACGCTCGACAAGAGCTGCACCTCGCGGCCATAGGCCTCCGCGTCGTAACCCAGCTCCACGTCCACGCCGTCCTTCGCCTTCAGCGCCGGCAGCTCCGCGCACAGGCCATGGAGCACCGCCACCGGGTGGCGCGCGAGCACCAGCCTGTCCTTGAGCCGGCCCGCCCACAGCGTCTGTTCCGCCACCAGCCAGCGCTTCATCTCGAAGGTGCCTTCCGAGCCGCCGCCCGGGCAGTGCGGCGCCGTCATGCCGCCGCGGCTGGCCACGCCGTCCAGCGCCTCGTACGCGGACGTCGCGGCGCGGCCCGGCTTGGGGAGGATGAAGGCCGGCGTGCTGGAGCGCGCGTCACCGGCGAACCACGTCACGCGGAAGGGCGCGTCCAACAACTGCCCCGCGAAGAGGTCCAGCACCGCGCCCTTGAAGCCCGCCTGGAGGTCCTCGCCGGTGGAGCCGAAGAAGGCGGCCCACGCACCAATGAAGCCCTGGCCCAGCGGCTTCTGGAGCTGATCGCGCAGCCACACGTTGGCCGCCAGCGCGTCCCGCACCTTGCCCGGGTGGTGCACGTCCACCCAGAGGGCGGAGGGCGCGGCCGTACCGGGCACCTCCAGCGCCGTCATCGCGGGCTCGGGCATGCCTTCCACGCCGGCGCCCGCGCTGGGCGGGCCCTTGCGCTCGCCGCCGAGCAGGTTCGTGACCGTGCCACCGCCGTCGCCGGACTGCCCGCTGCGCCGGCCCAGGAAGAAGGCTCCGGCCACGGCACCGCCCACGAGGACGGTAACCACGCCGATGAGCAGCGCCTTGGGCGGGCCACTCTTGGGAGACGTCATGACATCCACTCCTTGAAACGGAAGAAGCCGAGGAAGGAAGCGTTCTGCGGCACCGGGCGCCACTCCAGCGGCGCCTCGGTGACCAGGTGGTGGAGGACGCCGGTGCGCACTGCGGCGCCCTTCTCCCCCGGGTGGTAGACGACGCGCGCGGGCGCATGGGCCCGGTCCTCCGGGCGCACCACCAGCATCAGATGGAAGATGGGGCCCGCGTCCTGCTCCTGGCGAAAGGCGAGCACGTCGCCGGTGCGCAGCGACTCGCGGGTGGCGTCGTCACGGCCCAGGAGCTGGAAGCTCTGCTGGAGCAGCACCTCCGCGTCCGCGAAGTCGGATGGGCGGCCCCGGCCGTCACGCCACAGCGGCGTGGACAGGCGCTCCGCGGCGACCTGCTTGTACGCGGAACGGAAGGCGAAGCGGATGAGGCCCGCGCAGTCACGCTGGTCCGGATGCCACGCGGCGTCCTGCTTGCGGACCTGGGCCAGCGCCACGCGCGCCACCAACCGGCGGAGCAGCACGTCGCGCGTCTCGGGCGTCGTGGATGCCTCCGCGTCGTGCGACGTCACGTCCGATGCCGACGGCGCCGACACGAGCGGCCGCACCCCGACCGTTCCGTTCGCCAGAGGCGCGGGCGCATGGAGCAGCAGGAGCACGGGAAGGACGCGGCGCATGGACGTGGAGACCCCGGTCGACAGACGCGTCAGTACTCGCCTTCGCCGCCGCCATCCTCATTGGACTGGAGCGCCTTGAGGGCCTCATCCAGGTTCTTCGGCCATGCGGCGTGCTTCGGACGCGGGTCCTGCGAAGGCACGAACACCTCGGCCTGCCCATCCCCGAGCACGTTCACCCAGGCCAGCACGCGGGTGGTGCCCGGCGTAGCCAGGGGGATGCGCACCATGCGGCGGATCTCGTTCGGCGTGCCTTCGAAGAGCGACAGGTTCAGCGTGGCCACGGTGTGGGCCTTGTCACCGCTGGGCCAGTAGTTGGTGGCCACCAGGTACACGCCCTTGGGCGGCGAGCGGTGGATGTAGAGGTACGGGCCATACGCGGGCTGGTCGAAGTCGCCGCCCTGCGAGTTGAGGAAGAAGGTGCCACCGGAGGGGCTCGCGGTGTCGGCCCAGTACACGTGCGCCATCTTCCGCACGTCCAGGGTGCCGTCCTTGGCACTGGCGTCGGTGGGCTCGTACAGGTGCAGGTCGGTGTAGACGCCGTCGGTGTCGCTGGTGAGCACCACCTTGAAGGGCACCGGCGGAATCTGCGCGTAGCTGGTGGCCTGCGTGCGCGCGGTGCCGGCCTGGTTGGTGGCCATCACCGTGACGACATTCTTTCCGCTGGCGGCGGGGAACTTGCGACTGAAGCGCCCGCGGTACGTGCGCATCAGGTAGCGGTCGCCGTTGATGGACACCACCACCGGGTCAA
It includes:
- a CDS encoding trypsin-like serine protease encodes the protein MRITRTASRRKLFGALLCTLSVAACGPAPEGEPSGEKSPEMGSQENPVVYGTDHRTDVYAYPASALRTRAEKSTVALMNPSDFNASNPNNVTFNASTLQSAYNLCSTQRFLNDPTPAFCSGTLIDDDLVLTAGHCITSASACANTRFVFNFYRTSATTLQTVTTADIFSCQSIVARQQGTVGGRNLDFAVVRLDRPATPRFEPAPVRPGNTALPLNTGVSVIGSGSGIPFKIDDGGWVRDARAGTLDYFVANTDTFGGNSGSGVYENNNVTVAGILVRGVTDYVSQGGCNVVNQCTDTGCGGESITYVRPAIDAYCAVAGSMRLCGTTEPPPPPPVKTFTFNVTNTNSAQQNTTNVSVTLAAGQTLSFGTCSLPQAAGTGDTYLRLFNTATNTQVAANDDSCSLLSYVSFTAPSAGTYQMRVGCYSSGSCSGTVAYSIQ
- a CDS encoding MG2 domain-containing protein — protein: MKCLIRLAALSALMLSGVALAKPLYITVPRSYGTQEPVAVDVAFEDKGPVELRVLKPENLDAFIRAQGDLRRAYQTPPTLKNPGRALSRGFNAVRTPGMFLLDTLSPAFRDEVGEVLPRAPQASGSGEPLAKVAEGPERLVGVPPGFTVTRSQWLNLDLGGAERDFNVPGFNASGSSGFQERRVTLAPLPAGTYVLQLVQGRVEGQVVLVVSDLTVQLKQTDGQVLLRVAGRDQKPREGAEVQVYLPKGKGPAGKTNAKGEVTLEVSEPRVIATATAGGDTAIVDTDFYSALAVAPDVFIYSDRPIYKPGHEVKFRGVVRQPDTFLARLFTPKKRQVQVKLVSQEGRALTTRAAVDEFGAFHGTLKVPDDLGTGVLRVEAEVDGHPHQGEARVQDYVKPTFYLEMEPASETVVPGQTLRAKVRARRYAGGTPDATKYEVFLYRSLLDAPAWVDDAGKGGQGSDVTYGSASTTEGKLSVPERLYSSVEARGAYEDPWSSASAFDANGEAEIEVAVPALAAGEERLPYRYSLTVRARDDQETFANATSAFFLSKVEVLGLARYSDAVVAKSGDATLAIRATTLSGKPYGVTQGEVEFVLRKADGSEKSLGKRSFSTAADGTHREKVPTSDVGSVLARVVVKDKNGETWQGEESLLVIGGADEPVARVPNLTLASLSGTLAPGDTAKLVALMPDSWGSGGRDAGPVWVTLSGASLYDTQVVELTGRTLVHSFNVEKRFGSAVYASVAYPTATGRWEERTVAFRVIPRERTLTVELQPRRAEATPLTEQSIDVRVVDHEGRGVVAQLSVGVVDKAVYAIQSEFRPRVLDFFYPPARNNVSNFFSSEFQGYGYGEALARKMAGLPDHAFASIKPPSRQTKDLERDTAHWDPAVVTDRDGRATVRFTLPSNQTLWVVTAVAADTSGRFGEGTSEFATRGGLNLYAALPQFLREGDEAVASVRLSAGEKSPASQLLDVKLASLGALKADQFEHKVELAKGGEQVVPLTLKASSTGAAQLTVNVAGGKDSLRDLKRFDVGPAAVEDVVKVSAWGGGALEVPAPQEATLARVELVLQPSIVDAALSNVRELLTYPYGCLEQLVSTTVPNVAVYQVLQKAGALAKLDTDTQALLAEARSRSVQGTARILDMSVKGGGFTWFGGYETPSLPQTLIALDGLAYAAEAGLVDRADPRLVESARWLEAQEGLPPEYEATRAYVLARLEGSKQAARVRALVQGAEGGDLYPLALAVLAAEKAGVIKEPALQTQINALVARSAQGYATLAALGPGQSLEQSEAFFRFPLRRVGMTAIAAHAASFGTLDITRARRRILELLSEPDLSTFDRSTTLLHSLWLLERDAKAMQGMKAPEVKGVKTPVKFAPRGLGLVAVLAPGTRTVDVGGFDGVATLRATTRTPLSAVQPKAEGMSIQRAYYVLRESGKVRLGAGDTVSQGEEVYVELTLDARGDNRVRSAYYVVEDAVPAGFVPLQEDKAFRGPPHSLPLVPEALKRRVLNPERATFFFEEPAWWSDSPRTVGYVLRAQFAGTFSAPPAHIEDMYAASIHGRTAADSLKVVPSKKHLGDL
- a CDS encoding DUF1175 family protein produces the protein MRRVLPVLLLLHAPAPLANGTVGVRPLVSAPSASDVTSHDAEASTTPETRDVLLRRLVARVALAQVRKQDAAWHPDQRDCAGLIRFAFRSAYKQVAAERLSTPLWRDGRGRPSDFADAEVLLQQSFQLLGRDDATRESLRTGDVLAFRQEQDAGPIFHLMLVVRPEDRAHAPARVVYHPGEKGAAVRTGVLHHLVTEAPLEWRPVPQNASFLGFFRFKEWMS